tgcaggagctgcagacaGACCTGGGGACACAGAGAGAGGCCGGTGAGCAGGGCCACGGCAGGCACCCTCTGGCCACGGTGGGCACCCTCCTGCCACCTTCCCAGCCCTGTGGCACGGCATGGCGCTCACCGCTTGCAGAAGAGGCACGCTGCAGGCCACGAGAAGAGGGGGAACTtggccctgcagcagcagcagacctgCGGACAAAGAGGGGTGAGAGccgggggccgggcgggcggcaCTCGGCCCCTCCGGCCccagctcccaccttccccttCCGCAGGCTGCTGTacagctccttgctctgcaggaACTTCTCCATCTCAgccttgaccagcaccctgcgcaCGTTGATCATCTCCTCCACGGTGAGGGCCAGGCTCTCCACAGGGTGGCTGAACTCCTGCTGGCGAAGGGGGACGAAGCATGGCCCAGAGCATCCCTGTGCCATGGGCAGAGCCTCCTGGCATGGGCACACAGCATCCTGGCACAGGCAAAACATCCCCAACACGGGCAGCGCATCCCGGCACAGCCAGGGTATCCCAGTATAGGCAGAGCATCCCTGGCACAGGCAGAACCTCTCGGCACAGGCAGAGCATCCCGGGCAGAGGCAGAGTGTCTCCGGCACAGGCAGAGCCTCCCGGCACGGGCAAAGGGCACACAGCATGGCATGCCTCAAGCCCCACATCCCATGGAGAGGGAGCGGGGAGGCTACAGGGACTCCCTGGCCGCTTCATGCCCTCGTGCCAGGCTGCCATGTGCCCGAGGTCATGCTCACAtggtgcccccagccccagtgtcACCAGCCCGGCCAAGCCCCACCGCCAGCACTCACAAGCCAGAGGTGCTTGGAGCTGGTGCCGGGGGCAGTGCCGGATCCATCCTCTGGCCTCTCCTCCACGGCGCCGAGGGCAGCCCGGGGCGGTGCTGAGCCATCTGGCAGCGGGTGGCAGCTGGCGGGGACAGAGCCTGTGGGGAGGGACAGGGAGGCAGTGGCAAGGCCAcgctgcccagtgctgctcctgccgcagggcacggcacggccaccctggggatggggggacggGGGTGGCATGGGGCTAGGGACCTCCGGCAGGTAcctgagcggggccggggctcggGCTGCAGCGGCTCCGGATCCTGGGGCGCAGCCTGGCTGCCCCCgagctggctctgcagctgTGCCAGGTCCTGCTCAGAGAAGGAGCGGTCCCGCTTCAGCGGCACCTCCGTGCCCGGAGAATCCTCCTCCTGCAAGGCCATGGGCAACGCATCACCCCGGGGACCCCCTCATCCCTCCGGCACCTCCTGTGTCCCCCCGACCTCCACCCTCCCACCCTGCCAGGTCCCTTCTCTTGCCTCAGAGATGTTCATCTCCTCCATCTCGGCCAGGGTGGGCGCCTTGAGCAGGACACGGGGCCGTGGCCGTGCCGGCATGGTGCTTGCCGGCGGCCGGCAGAGCTcaaggcaggagctggaggccAGGCGGCCGGAGCAGGCGTGGGGgatgcagggcagggagctgtAGCCTGCAGACAGGGACAGGGCTCAGCCCCGGCGTGATGGGGACCTGCCACAGTGCCAGGCACATCGCTGGCAGCCTGGCGTGGCCGGGAGGGGATGCCGGTACCTTTCTGGCTGCGGTACGCCGCCTCCACGGGCCGAAGCTTCCTCTCCTGCCTGATCTCCTCTAGGATCTTCTCATGGAGCGTCCTCTGCTTCTGGGGCAGGGGCCGCAGCCGCCGCTCCGACGCCTGCGGGACGCACGGATGGGACCTCAGGCAGTGGCCGCAGCTCGGGGCTGACCACCCTCAGGGTGCCCACCCAGGTGGGGATGGCATCCATGGGACCCCCCCGAGCCCAGGCTGGGCACTGCCATGCCACGGAGGTGTCCCGGTGCTGGCATTCACCTGCTTCAGTGGGGGTCGGGAGCGGATAAAATCGAGGATGAGCTCATGGGCATCCTTCTTCACTCGGGGGGGGATGTCTCCGTccacctgggaaagggcagagGGGCCATGGGCAGCATCATTGCCAGGGCCAGCAGTCAGTGGGGCACCACAGCGGGGGGCCGGCATGGGGGCAGCCCAGCTGCGCTCACCATGACCTTGCGGAGTTTGTAGTTGCGGGCGCGGATGTCCTGCATGAGCATCTCGAAGGGGGTGAGCTGGTACTCGGTGGGGAGGGGGTTGAACTGCTTCTCCTGCACCTTCTTCAGCTTCACGCCGTGCCGCAGCTCCCGCATCAGCTGCACCCACAGCCGGGCCTGGGTGGGGGACACGGCGTCAGCCCCCGCACGGCCCCAGCATGGCTCCCGTGCCCGGCCATGCCGCCGTACCCAGTCGGTGTTGCGCAGGTTGCCCAGCTCCGCTGCCGGCCgctcctctgcctcctcatcctccttcAGCTTCTGCAGCATCTGCCGTGGTACGAGACGCCGTCACCCTGCCCCGGCACCCAGCGGCACCAGGGGTCCAGCCAGTGCCGTGCCATGGGGCCGCAGCACTGATGTGCACCCCCAAAGCACCCCCATCCCCTCTACGAGCTGTCACCACCGGCACCAGCCCAGGGAAAGTAGGAGCCGGTGGTGCCACGGCACAGCACCGCGGGAGAGGGTATATGTCCCAACGCCGGCACTGGCAGCCCTGGTCAGGGCAAGCAGAGGGGAGCACCGCACTCACCCCAGTGTTTTGGGCCTGTGCGTGGTTTCCCCGGCCGGGCAGTGGTGCCGATGGGCGCCCGCGCTTACCTCCTTGGCATCCCGGATCTTGGCGAGGAAGGCTTTCAGCTCCACGGTCTCGGCGAAGAGCGCCCGGCAGACAGCCTGGTAGTGCGCCTGGGCCTCAGCGGGGTCGGCCAAGCGGGCGGCGCAGCACCGCATGGCTTGGCCAAAGGTGCGCACGGCACGCGGCGGCCCCTcgcccccctcctcctcctcctcctgccccccataGCCCTCGTCAGCTGTGCCGCAGCCACTGTCCTCCGAGTCACTGTTGGTCATCAGGTCGATGAGTTGCTCCAGCCGCGGGCTCAGCTCCCGCTCCTCGTTCTCGTCCAGCCCCCAGTCCAGTGCCCGGTAGATGGCGAAGCCCAATGACTGCACCATCTGTGGGGAGACGGCACCAGCTGGGGCCCGGCCGGACCCCGGCACCGGTGGCACTGGGGGGAGCCCCTCGGCACATGTGGCCGGCCCCGGCTGCCCCCCGACCCCCAGCCGTCGGTGCTGGGTCTCATCCCCCTGCTGCGCCCCAGGACCCCCTCACCGCAAGGCAAGGGGGGCAGGCGGCAGCGGTGCCCACCCAGGGACCCCTGTGCCGGGGTGCGATGGCAGATGGGCCAGGTCACCAGTAAGCTGCAGTGGGACCGGGTGGGCATCTGGCCCCCACATACCTGGGCTTCGGCGGAGGGCGTCAGCAGTGGGGGCAGCTctggggggaaggagggcagAGTCACCGCTGGCACCCGCGGCCCCCGCGCTGGGTATCCCCCTCGGCGTCACCTCCTGTCCCGCACCCCAGGGATGCTGCACCCACCCGGCTGTGGGGCACCCAGTGGGGCCATCTTGAGTGGGTCCCATCCCCAGCAGCTCCTACCCCAAGCTGGGACCCCCATCCCCATCCAATTCCATCCTGACCTAGTCTTAGGACACAGATCCACGGGACAACAGGGACCTGTGTGTTGAGCCTCGGCATCGGGCAGTGCCAGCTGCGAGCTGGCGGCGCAGCCTCCGttgccctccctgcccagctgagaaCGGCAGGCCTCGCTGGGCATTGCAGTCAATGCCGGCCCTGGGCAACGAGCCCAAACAGGAACCAGCCACTTGGCCCTGCTGCCTCCGTCCGGACCCAGGAGACACATCAGCGGCAGCAGCGTCACCCCTTTACCCCTCGCTGGAGCGAGCTGAGAGCTCTGCACCCGCAGGGAAGTGCTCCCCGCACTCCCCTGGGCTGCGGGCACTGGCAGCATGGGCACTGGCAGCGTGGGCACCAGCAGCATGGGCACTGGCAGTGTGGGCACCAGCAGCGTGGGCACTGG
This genomic window from Haliaeetus albicilla chromosome 10, bHalAlb1.1, whole genome shotgun sequence contains:
- the SPIRE2 gene encoding protein spire homolog 2 isoform X2 yields the protein MARAGGGAPRELSLEEVLKCYEQPLNEEQAWALCFQGCRAAAAAAAPAVPPLRTADIRLRGDGSVVLPAPPPELPPLLTPSAEAQMVQSLGFAIYRALDWGLDENEERELSPRLEQLIDLMTNSDSEDSGCGTADEGYGGQEEEEEGGEGPPRAVRTFGQAMRCCAARLADPAEAQAHYQAVCRALFAETVELKAFLAKIRDAKEMLQKLKEDEEAEERPAAELGNLRNTDWARLWVQLMRELRHGVKLKKVQEKQFNPLPTEYQLTPFEMLMQDIRARNYKLRKVMVDGDIPPRVKKDAHELILDFIRSRPPLKQASERRLRPLPQKQRTLHEKILEEIRQERKLRPVEAAYRSQKGYSSLPCIPHACSGRLASSSCLELCRPPASTMPARPRPRVLLKAPTLAEMEEMNISEEEDSPGTEVPLKRDRSFSEQDLAQLQSQLGGSQAAPQDPEPLQPEPRPRSGSVPASCHPLPDGSAPPRAALGAVEERPEDGSGTAPGTSSKHLWLQEFSHPVESLALTVEEMINVRRVLVKAEMEKFLQSKELYSSLRKGKVCCCCRAKFPLFSWPAACLFCKRSVCSSCSLKMKMPSKKLAHIPVYALGFENLPGSLLAKALPLRRRETFHSLPGTCWRRVEEEFPHIYAQGSVLRDVCSDCAGFVTDVICSSRRSVAVLNAAPRRAIKARSLYGDSWHK
- the SPIRE2 gene encoding protein spire homolog 2 isoform X3, producing the protein MARAGGGAPRELSLEEVLKCYEQPLNEEQAWALCFQGCRAAAAAAAPAVPPLRTADIRLRGDGSVVLPAPPPELPPLLTPSAEAQMVQSLGFAIYRALDWGLDENEERELSPRLEQLIDLMTNSDSEDSGCGTADEGYGGQEEEEEGGEGPPRAVRTFGQAMRCCAARLADPAEAQAHYQAVCRALFAETVELKAFLAKIRDAKEMLQKLKEDEEAEERPAAELGNLRNTDWARLWVQLMRELRHGVKLKKVQEKQFNPLPTEYQLTPFEMLMQDIRARNYKLRKVMVDGDIPPRVKKDAHELILDFIRSRPPLKQASERRLRPLPQKQRTLHEKILEEIRQERKLRPVEAAYRSQKGYSSLPCIPHACSGRLASSSCLELCRPPASTMPARPRPRVLLKAPTLAEMEEMNISEEEDSPGTEVPLKRDRSFSEQDLAQLQSQLGGSQAAPQDPEPLQPEPRPRSGSVPASCHPLPDGSAPPRAALGAVEERPEDGSGTAPGTSSKHLWLEFSHPVESLALTVEEMINVRRVLVKAEMEKFLQSKELYSSLRKGKVCCCCRAKFPLFSWPAACLFCKRSVCSSCSLKMKMPSKKLAHIPVYALGFENLPGSLLAKALPLRRRETFHSLPGTCWRRVEEEFPHIYAQGSVLRDVCSDCAGFVTDVICSSRRSVAVLNAAPRRAIKARSLYGDSWHK
- the SPIRE2 gene encoding protein spire homolog 2 isoform X1 yields the protein MARAGGGAPRELSLEEVLKCYEQPLNEEQAWALCFQGCRAAAAAAAPAVPPLRTADIRLRGDGSVVLPAPPPELPPLLTPSAEAQMVQSLGFAIYRALDWGLDENEERELSPRLEQLIDLMTNSDSEDSGCGTADEGYGGQEEEEEGGEGPPRAVRTFGQAMRCCAARLADPAEAQAHYQAVCRALFAETVELKAFLAKIRDAKEMLQKLKEDEEAEERPAAELGNLRNTDWARLWVQLMRELRHGVKLKKVQEKQFNPLPTEYQLTPFEMLMQDIRARNYKLRKVMVDGDIPPRVKKDAHELILDFIRSRPPLKQASERRLRPLPQKQRTLHEKILEEIRQERKLRPVEAAYRSQKGYSSLPCIPHACSGRLASSSCLELCRPPASTMPARPRPRVLLKAPTLAEMEEMNISEEEDSPGTEVPLKRDRSFSEQDLAQLQSQLGGSQAAPQDPEPLQPEPRPRSGSVPASCHPLPDGSAPPRAALGAVEERPEDGSGTAPGTSSKHLWLDAVCPCQEALPMAQGCSGPCFVPLRQQEFSHPVESLALTVEEMINVRRVLVKAEMEKFLQSKELYSSLRKGKVCCCCRAKFPLFSWPAACLFCKRSVCSSCSLKMKMPSKKLAHIPVYALGFENLPGSLLAKALPLRRRETFHSLPGTCWRRVEEEFPHIYAQGSVLRDVCSDCAGFVTDVICSSRRSVAVLNAAPRRAIKARSLYGDSWHK